In the Flagellimonas sp. HMM57 genome, one interval contains:
- a CDS encoding ComEC/Rec2 family competence protein codes for MPQLDTSLFNTEGNRKFTFAGFPDAKILENETSSKWIQHLLFGDYITVMDTEIVNDRVLVNSRNKTGWIPVENIQKERVLEVNFIDIGQGDGCHMVTPDDEHYLIDAGKGDNMYRYLYWRFNLDKNETLPFKFKAIVSHPDNDHYLGFTEIFEEEALQFDTIYHSGIVQRPIDNTKGWNTQIGKVEELSDGEDYLSSLEFTDAAMKSILNDPVNSSGSGSQYPKTMALALEQADQPEYVALNNGTGFLLGNGSDTEFSLEVIAPIIDQKDGKQVVPFLGSNGKTKNGHSVLLMLQYKKLRVMLGGDINEEAGTYINNKLGTNAKAVLRADIAKACHHGSHLFSYEFLENINALGTVISSGDDENYSHPRADTLGALGKTGYSKKPLIFSTELARSNKDFNTTTIPELVKKYQLWEIAKVAYDDFKEDFVDTPTNRSVLEELKSTMVEAYKEINSYLTRYGMISLRSDGKQMVMAQKLEKDAHWGKYDMYKFAFDEGEQRFVRK; via the coding sequence ATGCCACAGCTAGATACTTCTTTGTTCAATACCGAGGGAAATAGAAAATTTACCTTCGCCGGTTTCCCCGATGCCAAGATTCTGGAAAACGAAACCTCGTCCAAATGGATACAACATTTGCTGTTCGGGGATTACATTACCGTAATGGATACAGAAATTGTCAATGACCGGGTTTTGGTCAATTCCAGAAACAAAACCGGTTGGATACCTGTTGAAAACATTCAAAAAGAAAGGGTTTTGGAAGTCAATTTTATTGATATCGGCCAGGGCGATGGCTGTCATATGGTCACTCCCGATGATGAGCATTATTTAATCGATGCCGGTAAGGGCGATAATATGTACCGATACCTGTACTGGCGTTTCAACTTGGATAAAAATGAAACCTTGCCCTTTAAGTTCAAGGCCATTGTAAGCCATCCCGACAATGACCATTATTTGGGATTCACCGAAATTTTTGAGGAAGAAGCACTACAATTCGATACTATTTACCATAGTGGCATAGTACAGCGACCCATTGATAATACCAAAGGATGGAATACCCAAATTGGAAAAGTGGAAGAACTGTCGGACGGCGAAGATTATCTATCTTCTTTGGAATTTACCGATGCCGCCATGAAATCTATCCTCAATGACCCTGTAAATTCCAGTGGGTCAGGGTCTCAATACCCAAAGACCATGGCACTTGCCCTTGAACAAGCGGACCAACCAGAATATGTAGCCCTAAACAATGGTACGGGATTCTTATTGGGCAACGGTAGCGACACTGAATTTTCGTTAGAGGTCATTGCACCGATCATTGACCAAAAAGATGGAAAACAAGTAGTTCCTTTTTTGGGGAGCAACGGAAAAACCAAAAACGGACATTCGGTTTTGTTAATGTTACAATACAAAAAACTACGTGTAATGCTGGGCGGCGATATCAACGAAGAAGCGGGAACATACATTAACAATAAACTGGGCACTAATGCAAAAGCGGTCTTACGTGCGGATATTGCCAAGGCCTGCCATCACGGAAGCCATTTGTTCAGTTATGAATTTCTGGAAAACATCAATGCGTTGGGAACGGTCATTTCTAGCGGGGACGATGAGAACTACAGTCACCCAAGAGCAGATACGTTGGGCGCACTTGGGAAAACGGGGTACAGTAAAAAACCTTTGATCTTTAGCACAGAACTTGCACGGTCCAACAAAGATTTCAATACCACGACCATTCCAGAACTGGTCAAGAAGTATCAGCTATGGGAAATAGCAAAAGTAGCCTATGACGATTTTAAGGAGGATTTTGTGGATACGCCCACCAACCGATCTGTGTTGGAAGAGCTTAAGAGTACCATGGTAGAAGCTTACAAAGAGATCAACTCGTATCTTACCCGTTACGGTATGATCAGTTTACGAAGCGATGGCAAACAAATGGTCATGGCACAAAAACTGGAAAAGGATGCCCATTGGGGCAAGTACGATATGTATAAGTTTGCTTTTGATGAAGGTGAACAACGGTTTGTTAGGAAGTAA